The DNA window CTGATTTTACTTTAAAAGACCAAAATGATGAAAAATATACTCTTTCTGATTTTAAAAATCAGAAAATACTGCTGTCATTCCATCCTCTTGCATGGACAGTTGTATGTGCCAAACACATGCAATTACTGGAAAACAACTACAAACAGTTTAAAGATTTAAATACCACACCTCTGGGTATAAGTGTAGACCCTGTACCCTCTAAGAATGCCTGAGCTATGGAACTGGGTATCGAATCCA is part of the Methanohalobium evestigatum Z-7303 genome and encodes:
- a CDS encoding redoxin domain-containing protein, producing the protein MDEYAADFTLKDQNDEKYTLSDFKNQKILLSFHPLAWTVVCAKHMQLLENNYKQFKDLNTTPLGISVDPVPSKNA